From the genome of Gloeomargarita sp. SKYB120:
GTTGGGTGCTGCGGACGCTCCTGGCTACGACGCATATTCCCCTGGCGCAGGTCCCCCAGCGCTTGACGCCCGAGGGATTGACGGTACAGTTCACTCTGCTGCTCGAAAGCCTGGCGCGGGATTTTGGGTTAACCCAGCCTCGGATTGCGGTGGCGGGTTTGAACCCCCACAGCGGCGAGCACGGGCATTTGGGGACGGAGGAGCAGGACCTCCTAGAGCCCTGGTTAGCCCAGATGCAACAGCGGTTCCCCCACGTCCAGTTGTGGGGGCCGGTTCCCCCCGATACGTTGTGGGTGCTGCCAGCGCGGGCCTGGTGGTATCGAGATACGCCGGGACCCTGGGACGCCTGCATTGCACTTTATCACGACCAGGGGTTGATCCCGGTGAAGGCCCTCGCGTTTGAGCAGGCTGTGAACACCACCTTGGGGTTGCCCATCGTGCGGACCTCGCCCGACCACGGCACAGCGTTTGACATCGCCGGTCAGGGAAAAGCCAACCCCGCAAGTTTTCTCCAAGCCTGGCAATGGGCCGAGTGGTTGTGGGAACGACGGTTTAACCCCTAGACAGGGGCAACGTTCGCGGGCTGACGCACCAGGTTGGCGAGTTCCTGCAACTGGGCAATCGCCTCCGCCCCCTCTAGTTTCATCAGTTCCCGGTCGTCCCGCATTTCCGTCCAGGTGATCCCGTAGTCCGAGACTAGGAACCGGATCAAATGCCCTTCCCCCAGACTGACCATAAACGAAGCACTGTCCATCGACGGCCCACAGGTGTAGCAGGAGGCTAAGCGGCCCTGGCGTTCCAGAACTGTGGCCAGCGCCTGCAAGTTCATCACCAAATCGCGCACCAACTCCCGATGCTGATCCGCTAACCGCAAAAACACTGAAGTCACCCCTGCTTGGTTTTCCTTAATCTTAACTTAAAGTTTTAAGGTTTTGCGGAAGGGGGTTCGCCTAGCGATGATAGTGAAGATTGAAGGAAACGATCCTGCGATGAAGTGTCTCCACTCACGTTATATAGCTAAAAACGTT
Proteins encoded in this window:
- the pdxA gene encoding 4-hydroxythreonine-4-phosphate dehydrogenase PdxA; translation: MTITLTLGDPAGIGPELVLRAAVLYQPRWPVQVVGSWSVLVQTYERLRRLGQTAMDPARLAVVDVPAPEAIAPGQPSALTGALSVQYLEAALAQGCQALVTGPIAKRYWQAAGYCYPGQTEFLAQATGAAHTGMCFLARSPHTGWVLRTLLATTHIPLAQVPQRLTPEGLTVQFTLLLESLARDFGLTQPRIAVAGLNPHSGEHGHLGTEEQDLLEPWLAQMQQRFPHVQLWGPVPPDTLWVLPARAWWYRDTPGPWDACIALYHDQGLIPVKALAFEQAVNTTLGLPIVRTSPDHGTAFDIAGQGKANPASFLQAWQWAEWLWERRFNP
- a CDS encoding DUF1815 family protein is translated as MTSVFLRLADQHRELVRDLVMNLQALATVLERQGRLASCYTCGPSMDSASFMVSLGEGHLIRFLVSDYGITWTEMRDDRELMKLEGAEAIAQLQELANLVRQPANVAPV